One window of the Actinomyces procaprae genome contains the following:
- the tsaD gene encoding tRNA (adenosine(37)-N6)-threonylcarbamoyltransferase complex transferase subunit TsaD — MSEPLILGIESTCDETGVALVRGRELLGDVVATSMDEYARFGGIIPEIASRAHLESFLPTLDAALERAGADLADVDAIAVSAGPGLIGSLTVGVSAAKALAASLGKPIYGVNHVVGHIAVDELIDGPAPAHFIGLIVSGGHSSLLDIHDLATDVVELGGTLDDAAGEAFDKVGRLLGLPYPGGPHVDRLAQEGDVAAIRFPRGLAAAKDRERHRYDFSFSGLKTAVARYVESLHDSGQEVPAADVCAAFSEAVNDSLTAKAVQACRDAGCDTLVIGGGFSANSRLRALAAQRCAEAGITLRLPPLKYCTDNGAQIAALGAAAVRAGVEPSPMDFAPDSGMPLDVPVAH; from the coding sequence GTGAGTGAACCTCTGATCCTCGGCATTGAGTCCACCTGCGACGAGACCGGCGTCGCCCTGGTGCGTGGGCGCGAACTGCTCGGCGACGTCGTGGCCACCTCCATGGACGAGTACGCCCGCTTCGGCGGCATAATCCCCGAGATCGCCTCACGCGCCCACCTGGAGTCCTTCCTGCCCACCCTCGACGCCGCGCTGGAGCGGGCCGGAGCCGACCTGGCGGATGTCGACGCCATAGCCGTCAGCGCCGGCCCCGGGCTCATCGGCTCCCTCACCGTCGGCGTAAGCGCCGCCAAGGCACTGGCCGCGTCGCTGGGCAAGCCCATCTACGGCGTGAACCACGTCGTCGGGCACATCGCCGTCGACGAGCTCATTGACGGCCCCGCCCCCGCGCACTTCATCGGCCTGATCGTCTCCGGCGGCCATTCCAGCCTGCTGGACATCCACGACCTGGCCACCGACGTCGTCGAGCTGGGCGGCACCCTGGACGACGCCGCCGGGGAGGCCTTCGACAAGGTCGGCCGACTGCTCGGCCTGCCCTACCCGGGCGGCCCGCACGTCGACCGGCTCGCCCAGGAGGGAGATGTAGCGGCGATCCGCTTCCCCCGCGGGCTGGCCGCCGCCAAGGACCGTGAGCGCCACCGCTACGACTTCTCCTTCTCCGGGCTGAAGACCGCGGTCGCACGCTACGTGGAGTCACTGCACGACTCCGGGCAGGAGGTGCCGGCCGCCGACGTGTGCGCCGCCTTCTCCGAGGCGGTCAACGACTCACTCACCGCGAAGGCCGTGCAGGCCTGCCGGGACGCCGGCTGCGACACCCTGGTGATCGGCGGCGGGTTCTCCGCCAACTCCCGGCTGCGGGCGCTCGCGGCGCAGCGCTGCGCGGAGGCAGGCATTACCCTGCGGCTGCCGCCGCTGAAGTACTGCACGGATAACGGTGCCCAGATCGCGGCCCTCGGCGCGGCTGCCGTGCGCGCGGGAGTGGAGCCGAGCCCCATGGACTTCGCCCCCGACTCCGGCATGCCGCTGGATGTGCCCGTCGCGCACTGA